From Periophthalmus magnuspinnatus isolate fPerMag1 chromosome 6, fPerMag1.2.pri, whole genome shotgun sequence:
GCAAAACAATGCTTCAAGAAACTAGTGGATCGCAACGGAAAGTACAAGGTCCCTGTGGTGTTTGTCACTAATGCTGGAAATTGCATGCGGCAGACCAAAGCAGAACATCTGTCCCAACTGCTGGAGGCTGAGGTAAAAAATCAAGTTAATCCTGTTcagttttattataatttaatatatgtgttataatgttgcttcctcatcacaaacttgtctggagttgttttttgtttcattcacacatattgaacacacaaatcctgcatatttaggctgagttcttctctcaaactgaaaacgctctgttccaccttgtgatgtcatcatgtggtgatacaggaagtgctccactatgtttttaaactccacacaccttcatttctagaatcatttggataatttcagctctagaaATGACAATATCTACTGAAAAGAAGgtaaacgtagctgttaacttgaaaactaccacttcatgacatcacaagttggatcagagcattttgaggtttggagaggtAACAAACTATTAACACACGATTACTcataacatgtgtgaatgaaacaaaacacaacgttgagtatgtttttgatgatgcaacaacattacaacatggctcacgaaaaatcaattttgcgtaatatatgacctctaaacatgtttttacGGCTCTCTCAGGTTTCCCCAGACCAGGTGATGCTTTCCCATAGTCCTTTGCGGATGTTCACCCAGTTCCATAAGATGTCTGTGCTTGTGTCGGGCCAGGGTCCTGTCGAAGAAGTGGCTCATAAGTATCCTACCTAAACCAATGCTGTCAAAATGTTGACCTCTAAATTTCAGGCTGTGTTTGGTCAGTGGAGTTTACACATTCTGTTATCAGTCGACTCACACTTTGTTCCATTCAATACCCTTGTGCGTTTGCCATAGATTTACTCTTCTTGTAGCACATTTAGAACCATCCTTGTGTTTCCTCCTTAACCCAAACCATCTTCAGCCTTGGTTTTGAAGATGTCGTGACCATAGACACGCTCCGAGAGGCTTATCCGCTGCTGGATGTCGTGGATCATGATAGACGTCCTAAAGATAAGGTATTTGTCCGATCGGCTCTGTCCACAACAGCGCCCGGCGACCTCACTGTGAGCGTCACTACTTACTGTTCCGTTGTATCTCTGCGAGGTTTTTGCCAAGTgctgttaaaatgaataaatatttaaagatccgGGAGTGGACCTCACCGACAAtatgttaaaaatgacacaaataaaataattcactagagagaaagagggataatAACTGTTAAAACGTcacacaactgtacaaaagtattctacatataaaaataactgggtagtctttattttaattaactgtAATAGGTTGTTTGTTGatagcactttaaaatagggTACGGGACTTACTatgtacttacagtggtagttagcTGATGCTTGACTAGTAATTACGGTGGTAGTTATTGGCAGTTATTATGGTAGTTCCTGTGGTAGTTCCTGTGGTAGTTCCTGTGGTAGTTCCTGTGGTAGTTCCTGTGGTAGTTCCTGTGGTACTTGTGGTGTTACTTTTGTtggtaattatactgatacttacctGTACTTTGGCTGGGACTTATACAGTTTAACTAATAGcggtactttgtggtacttaaAGCAGTACTTATAATGGTACAAGAAGTGGTACTTACAATAATAGTTATTGGTACTATTACTGGTACTTACAGAAATATGTCATATTAAGCGAATGGTTAATTAAAGTATTAGTTACAAGGAGTACAGTGATATGGTTTAGTGGTGGTGTTATTGCAGTTAGAAAAAAAGATTATATAAGTAAGTATTATAATATTAAAGAATGTGCTATCATTAGACATGAAAATATAGACATTATATATGAAGTACtggtaagtatcagtataattaccagccaaagtaccactgcaagtaccacagtaactaccaccGTAATTACCCGTCAAGTATCAACTAAGTACCACCATAAGTGCCAAGTAAGTCCCTATTTTAACGTGCTCcctgtttattttaagttttccaattttaataaaagtggctGTTAGTTTTGAGCCTATTCATAATCAAACCGCAAACGTCTGTTAAACAATCTTTCTATTTTCTAGATCCCACCCACCAAAGGGCTACGGAAAATAGATGGTATTTATTCTATACTGTAAAAGATTTCTGCATTTTTAGAAACTAACTCCCCTCTCATGCGTCTGATTCCTTAGCTGTGATTTTATTTGGCGAGCCGGTCAGATGGGAGACAAACCTCCAGTTAATTGTTGATGTTCTTCTGACTAATGGAAGCCCCGACAACAACTGGGCCTCAGCGCGGTCGCCTCACCTCCCTGTGCTCGCCTGTAACATGGACCTGCTGTGGATGGCAGAGGCCAAGAATCCAAGGTGACGGTCTCAGAGGAACAGTGGTGGAACTactactccattttgttacttaaggaAGGAAGTGCACATGCCGGAGCAAAATAactcttacttttacttgagtatcacgtgaaaacatctgcttaagtaaaagtgttaaagtacctgtttgaaaatgtacttaaaaagtaaaaaagtcaaagtgttttgcgcagattttgaggtctaatgaagcttcaaatgtagtgattttgttaaCGATTTCCGATAGCAATAGggttttttttagacatttttctttgtatatttttgttgctcaaatccatctttcatttcattttcattttatttatgtatttcgaGCACACGTACACCTAAAGCACATCTCATAGTCTGTTCTTAtacaagctcgaaaaggagtgggaagaagaaaacttgtcAAGTCCCACCTCTGTTTTCCATCAAGACACAAATCAAACGCTTTCTTTATGCTTCCTATTCAgatcttaataaaaaaaaataaaaaaaattaatcctcagccttttcagcaggtctcaaacaataataaatatttttacgtttcagtcctgttcaaagatgtagTCGAGTAGAAAGACAAATACCCAAGTAAAATGTATccgtactgaagtaaagtacaaatacctaaagaTTGTACTTAAGCAGaacactttactacttttacttcgttacgttcCACCGCTGCAGATGGAcatgtatattttaaaatctaaaacaaatattagcATTTTAAAGCATGATTTTGTTACAGATTTGGACACGGCATGTTCCTGGTGTGTTTGGAGaatttgtataaaaaagttACAGGATATGACTTGAAGTACGAAGCCCTCATTGGCAAACCGAGTGTGGTGACGTACAACTACGCTGAGCAGCTCATTAGACAACAGGCGGAGAAACTTGGATGGACCACACCAGTCAAGAGGTTATATGCTATAGGGTGGGTATTCCTTTAAATAGCTtaatttttcttgtatttttcttttaatcttgCGTCAAACTGGCTTTTCTGTCCACAGTGACAATCCAATGGCGGATATTTACGGGGCAAATCTCTACAATCGCTACCTCCAAACGGTTCATCTCGACAAAGTTCAGCTGAAGGCCAAAGGCgggtcaggagcagtggatgcTCCTACAGATTCAGCTGCCTCTCAGACGTCCTCCTCGGGGCTGGGGAGGTCTGCGGGTGGAGGTGAAGCAGAGCATGAGCTTCCTGAGGGTTGCAGCTCCATCTTAGTGTGCACCGGAGTGTACAGCAAAGATCAGGAGGAGCTGCCCTCAGACCCGTCAGAAACAGTTACTGAACAGAGGATCTTTCACGGCCACAGGGATTTCCGCTTTGACCCCAGCCTCATGCAGCCGTCTTTCGTGGTTAATGACGTCCAAGAGGCAGTGGAGCTCGTGTTTCAACAGGAACGCTGGCCTTTAGAGTAGCatctttagttttgttttaattttattatgcaaaatcgactcttgtgagctgtaagacatgttataacgctgttacatcctcaaaaacagacctggagttgtgttttgtttcatttacacatgtttgagtaacactttattattagtctgtacatctcccaagctcagaatgctctgttccaccttgtgatgtcatgaagtggtagttttcaaggtaacagctccttttacctttagttcagtagcgatgggcaattccagggctgaaatcatccaaacgattctagaaatgaaggtgtgtggagtttaaaaacacagtggagcacttcctgtattaccacatgatgacatcacaaggtggaacagagtgttttctgtttgagagaagcagggtttgtgtgttaaacatgtgtgaatgaaccaaaacacaactccaggtctgtttgtgacattataacagatcaggaAATAGCCTAAAATGGGCCTTTTAATTTTATCAGTCAAGACATAATCATAATTTTGCTCAGTTCTGTTGCAAGGTCAGCTGTAGACATTATGATTTATGATTTTTAAAGCCTGATGCAGTGATATTGTAATCCGCAGTGTATTTTATTaagacaaacatgttttatataagTTCACATACCTTAGTACAGGGATTGTACCAGCGATGTCAGTTGTAGTTACACAGATAAACCACTGTGTCTTATTTCCTGTGCCAAAAATAAGCTTGAATCCATTGCACcactcaagttttttttttttatatcaaagcCATTGGTTCACCATCATTAAATTGTAGACTTAAAAGGGCGTGACAGCTGAAACAAACTGATCATTACCAAAGATCATGTTACGTGCTGTCTCTTTAC
This genomic window contains:
- the hdhd5 gene encoding haloacid dehalogenase-like hydrolase domain-containing 5, which codes for MQRLKIWKGGWSLLKSSFERGSTHVNRSEPSSRAYSQGPSPFGLLFDIDGVLVRGRTPIPGAKQCFKKLVDRNGKYKVPVVFVTNAGNCMRQTKAEHLSQLLEAEVSPDQVMLSHSPLRMFTQFHKMSVLVSGQGPVEEVAHNLGFEDVVTIDTLREAYPLLDVVDHDRRPKDKIPPTKGLRKIDAVILFGEPVRWETNLQLIVDVLLTNGSPDNNWASARSPHLPVLACNMDLLWMAEAKNPRFGHGMFLVCLENLYKKVTGYDLKYEALIGKPSVVTYNYAEQLIRQQAEKLGWTTPVKRLYAIGDNPMADIYGANLYNRYLQTVHLDKVQLKAKGGSGAVDAPTDSAASQTSSSGLGRSAGGGEAEHELPEGCSSILVCTGVYSKDQEELPSDPSETVTEQRIFHGHRDFRFDPSLMQPSFVVNDVQEAVELVFQQERWPLE